A window from Aliidongia dinghuensis encodes these proteins:
- the ssuC gene encoding aliphatic sulfonate ABC transporter permease SsuC, with protein MSRPATTRTLRALVPWLLPAVLIVVWQAASTGGLIATRVLPAPFDVIAAAWKLAGTGELWQDILVSSGRAGAGFVVGGAIGFALGILNGASAGAARLLDSSLQMLRNIPHLALIPLVILWFGIDETAKLFLVALGVFFPIYLNTYHGVRTVDPQLIEMARVYGLSRRRVFFEVILPGALPSILVGLRYGLGITWLTLIVAETISASSGIGYLTMNAREFLETDVVVLGILIYAALGKLADWGARLLERRWLAWHPTFQAEFVR; from the coding sequence ATGAGCCGGCCCGCCACGACCCGGACCTTGCGGGCACTCGTCCCTTGGCTGCTGCCGGCCGTCCTGATTGTCGTCTGGCAGGCGGCGTCGACCGGTGGCCTGATCGCGACGCGCGTGCTGCCGGCGCCGTTCGACGTCATCGCCGCCGCCTGGAAGCTCGCCGGCACCGGCGAGCTCTGGCAGGACATCCTGGTCAGCAGCGGCCGCGCCGGCGCCGGCTTCGTCGTCGGCGGCGCCATCGGCTTCGCGCTCGGCATCCTGAACGGTGCGTCGGCCGGGGCGGCGCGGCTGCTCGACAGCTCGCTGCAGATGCTGCGCAACATCCCGCACCTGGCGTTGATCCCACTCGTCATCCTGTGGTTCGGCATCGACGAGACGGCGAAGCTGTTCCTGGTGGCCCTCGGCGTGTTCTTCCCGATCTATCTCAACACCTATCACGGTGTGCGGACCGTCGATCCGCAGTTGATCGAGATGGCCCGCGTCTATGGGCTCAGCCGCCGCCGCGTGTTCTTCGAGGTGATCCTGCCCGGCGCCCTGCCGTCGATCCTGGTGGGATTGCGCTACGGGCTCGGCATCACCTGGCTGACCTTGATCGTGGCCGAGACGATCTCGGCCTCGTCCGGCATCGGCTACCTCACCATGAACGCGCGCGAGTTCCTCGAGACCGACGTCGTCGTGCTCGGCATCCTGATCTATGCCGCGCTGGGCAAGCTCGCGGATTGGGGCGCCCGCCTGCTCGAACGGCGCTGGCTCGCCTGGCACCCGACCTTCCAAGCGGAGTTCGTCCGATGA
- a CDS encoding ABC transporter ATP-binding protein has translation MNAILDWLPPDLAQYPAAAPRETVDSERGRRPRAPGVAVDVTHVAKRFGETQVLRDIDLAVRPGEFVAILGHSGCGKSTLLRLIAGLDRPSDGVVSVDSRRLDGAARTTDTGDTRILFQEARLLPWRRVLDNAAIGGTGEAWRTKARATLDRVGLADKADRWPATLSGGQRQRVALARALVSEPRLLLLDEPLGALDALTRLEMQVLIEEVWQAQGFTAILVTHDVAEAVRLADRIVVLDQGRIVETYAVEQPRPRPLGDAELGRIEQRILDRLMRRKAS, from the coding sequence ATGAACGCGATCCTCGACTGGCTGCCGCCGGACCTCGCGCAATATCCCGCCGCCGCCCCGCGCGAGACGGTGGACAGCGAGCGCGGCCGGCGCCCCCGCGCGCCGGGCGTCGCGGTCGACGTCACCCATGTCGCGAAACGGTTCGGCGAGACCCAAGTGCTGCGCGACATCGACCTCGCCGTGCGGCCAGGCGAATTCGTTGCCATCCTCGGCCATTCCGGCTGCGGCAAGAGCACGCTCCTTCGGCTCATTGCCGGCCTGGACCGGCCGAGCGACGGCGTGGTCTCGGTTGACAGCCGCCGGCTTGACGGCGCCGCCCGCACGACCGACACGGGCGACACGCGCATCCTCTTCCAGGAGGCTCGGCTGCTGCCGTGGCGCCGGGTGCTCGACAATGCGGCGATCGGCGGCACGGGCGAGGCCTGGCGCACCAAGGCGCGCGCGACGCTCGACCGGGTCGGGCTCGCTGACAAGGCCGACCGTTGGCCGGCGACGCTCTCGGGCGGCCAGCGCCAGCGCGTGGCCCTCGCCCGCGCGCTCGTCTCCGAGCCTCGCCTGCTGCTGCTGGACGAGCCCCTGGGCGCGCTCGACGCGCTCACCCGGCTCGAGATGCAGGTGCTGATCGAGGAAGTGTGGCAGGCCCAGGGTTTCACCGCGATCCTGGTGACGCACGACGTCGCCGAGGCCGTGCGCCTGGCCGACCGGATCGTCGTGCTGGATCAGGGCCGGATCGTCGAGACCTATGCTGTCGAACAGCCGCGGCCCAGGCCGCTCGGCGACGCCGAGCTCGGCCGGATCGAGCAGCGCATCCTCGATCGGCTCATGCGCCGCAAAGCATCATGA
- a CDS encoding acyl-CoA dehydrogenase family protein, whose product MSLTMRRPIRLSIAPGGTDKLRPQFAERERHLGAADALAEAFAAEAAKHDRTGRLPRSHFDRLHEAGFLNLTVPAELGGGGVGLGEVVGIIGRIARGDASTALVLAMHLLHVASIFRKPTWPRHLAERIAWEILDGPALINALRVEPELGSPARGGLPATVARRTERGWRLDGHKIYSTGSTHLAWALVWARTAEAEPRTGLFLVPMNAAGIRIEETWNHLGMRATASHDVLFENVLLPADHAVDIRAPADWAGPDPVQTAWNTLTITALYDGVARAARDWFVGYARDRRPANLGAPLATLERFQEAVGEIDGWLAVNRRLITGAAAEVDAEPASLAAAEAGLIKRTVTDNAIKAVERALELTGNRGLDRTSPLERHYRDVLCSRIHTPQNDSILVAAGRAAFGL is encoded by the coding sequence ATGAGCCTCACCATGCGCCGACCCATCCGGCTGTCGATCGCGCCGGGCGGGACGGACAAGCTGCGCCCGCAATTCGCCGAGCGCGAGCGCCACCTAGGAGCGGCCGACGCGCTCGCCGAGGCCTTCGCCGCCGAGGCCGCGAAGCACGACCGTACCGGCCGCCTGCCGCGCAGCCATTTCGATCGGCTGCACGAGGCCGGGTTCCTGAACCTGACCGTGCCGGCCGAGCTGGGCGGCGGCGGTGTGGGGCTCGGCGAAGTCGTCGGCATTATCGGCCGGATCGCGCGCGGCGACGCTTCGACCGCCCTCGTCCTCGCCATGCATCTGCTGCACGTGGCGTCGATCTTCCGCAAGCCGACCTGGCCCCGGCATCTGGCCGAGCGGATCGCCTGGGAGATCCTCGACGGCCCGGCGCTCATCAACGCGCTCCGCGTCGAGCCGGAGCTGGGCTCGCCCGCGCGCGGCGGCCTGCCGGCGACGGTGGCGCGGCGGACCGAGCGCGGCTGGCGGCTCGACGGGCACAAGATCTATTCGACCGGCAGCACGCATCTCGCCTGGGCGCTCGTCTGGGCCCGCACCGCCGAGGCCGAGCCGCGCACCGGGCTCTTCCTGGTGCCGATGAACGCGGCCGGCATCCGCATCGAGGAGACGTGGAACCACCTTGGCATGCGGGCGACGGCGAGCCACGACGTGCTGTTCGAGAACGTGCTGCTGCCGGCCGACCACGCCGTCGACATCCGCGCGCCCGCGGACTGGGCCGGCCCTGACCCGGTACAGACGGCCTGGAACACGCTCACCATCACAGCCCTCTATGACGGCGTCGCCCGGGCGGCGCGCGACTGGTTCGTGGGCTACGCGCGGGATCGGCGCCCGGCCAACCTCGGCGCCCCGCTCGCGACCCTCGAGCGCTTTCAGGAAGCGGTGGGCGAAATCGACGGCTGGCTCGCGGTCAACCGGCGCCTGATCACGGGTGCCGCCGCGGAAGTCGATGCCGAGCCGGCGTCGCTCGCCGCGGCCGAGGCCGGCCTCATCAAGCGCACCGTCACGGACAACGCGATCAAGGCGGTCGAGCGCGCGCTGGAGCTCACCGGCAACCGCGGGCTCGACCGCACCAGCCCGCTCGAACGCCACTACCGCGACGTGCTCTGTAGCCGCATCCACACGCCGCAGAACGACAGCATCCTCGTCGCCGCAGGCCGCGCCGCCTTCGGCCTCTGA
- a CDS encoding LLM class flavin-dependent oxidoreductase — translation MSVEFIGMIATRKASEIHPAEGPIIDRDYVRRFAEAHEQAGFDRILVAHHSTGPDAFLVVSYAATVTDRLGFMLAHRPGFVEPTLAARKLATLDQFTGGRLAVHIISGGDDAEQRRDGDFLGHDERYARTDEYVDILRRIWTSDRQFDHNGAYYRFQGGFSEVKPVQRPHIPIYFGGASAPAIDVAGRHADIYALWGETHEQVREQVARVRASAARHGRQIRFSVSFRPILADTEEAAWARAADILERTRALRTAQGAGPGDPKQSEGARRLLDAAAQGDRVDKRLWTAIARETGARSNSTALVGTPEQVADALLDYWDLGVTTFLIRGFDPLEDAIDYGRALIPHTRELVERRLAQRPAKAG, via the coding sequence ATGAGCGTCGAATTCATCGGCATGATCGCGACCCGCAAGGCGTCGGAGATCCATCCGGCCGAAGGCCCGATCATCGACCGCGACTATGTCCGCCGCTTTGCAGAAGCCCATGAGCAGGCCGGCTTCGACCGCATCCTGGTCGCTCATCATTCGACCGGGCCGGACGCGTTCCTCGTTGTCTCCTATGCCGCGACGGTGACCGATCGCCTCGGCTTCATGCTGGCGCACCGGCCGGGCTTCGTCGAGCCGACGCTGGCCGCGCGCAAGCTCGCGACCCTGGATCAGTTCACCGGCGGCCGGCTCGCCGTGCACATCATCTCGGGCGGCGACGATGCCGAGCAGCGGCGCGACGGCGATTTCCTTGGCCATGACGAGCGCTACGCCCGCACCGACGAATATGTCGACATCCTGCGCCGGATCTGGACCAGCGACCGGCAGTTCGACCACAACGGCGCTTACTATCGCTTCCAAGGCGGCTTCTCCGAGGTGAAGCCGGTGCAGAGGCCGCACATCCCGATCTATTTCGGCGGCGCCTCGGCCCCGGCGATCGACGTCGCCGGCCGCCATGCCGACATCTATGCGCTCTGGGGCGAGACCCACGAGCAGGTGCGCGAGCAGGTGGCGCGCGTGCGGGCGAGTGCGGCCCGCCACGGCCGGCAGATCCGCTTCAGCGTGTCGTTCCGCCCGATCCTCGCTGATACGGAGGAGGCCGCCTGGGCGCGCGCCGCGGATATCCTGGAGCGGACCCGCGCGCTCCGTACGGCGCAGGGTGCCGGCCCCGGAGACCCGAAGCAGAGCGAGGGCGCCCGCCGGCTCCTGGACGCCGCGGCGCAAGGCGACCGGGTCGACAAGCGGCTGTGGACCGCGATCGCGCGCGAGACCGGCGCCCGCTCGAACTCGACGGCACTGGTCGGCACGCCCGAGCAGGTCGCGGACGCGCTGCTCGACTATTGGGACCTGGGCGTCACTACCTTCCTCATCCGCGGCTTCGACCCGCTGGAGGATGCGATCGACTACGGCCGGGCGCTGATCCCGCACACACGCGAACTGGTCGAGCGGCGCCTGGCCCAGCGCCCGGCGAAGGCAGGGTGA
- a CDS encoding class II aldolase/adducin family protein — MSQQPQRRFALEDPPIRPSIAAERRHRQERLAGAFRLFTRYGFDQGLAGHITARDPGLPDHFWVNPLGLHFSRIRVSDLLLVNDQGDIVEGDRPVNRAAFAIHSAIHKARPDVVAAAHAHSLYGKAWSSLGRPLAPITQDACAFYGDQGLFDDFTGVVYDTSEGDRIAAALGTHKLVILRNHGLLTAGPSVEAAAWWFIAADNAAHAQLLAEAAGTPRALDHEIATVTAAQVGQLRSAHYAFEALWQGLVADEPDLLE, encoded by the coding sequence ATGAGCCAGCAACCGCAGCGCCGTTTCGCGCTCGAAGACCCGCCGATCCGCCCCTCGATCGCGGCGGAGCGGCGCCACCGCCAGGAGCGGCTCGCCGGCGCGTTCCGGCTGTTCACCCGCTATGGCTTCGACCAGGGGCTCGCCGGCCATATCACGGCGCGCGATCCCGGCCTGCCCGATCATTTCTGGGTCAATCCGCTGGGCCTGCATTTCAGCCGCATCCGCGTGTCCGACCTGCTGCTGGTCAACGATCAAGGCGACATCGTCGAGGGCGACCGGCCGGTCAACCGCGCCGCCTTCGCGATCCACTCGGCAATCCACAAGGCACGGCCCGACGTGGTCGCGGCCGCCCACGCGCACTCGCTCTACGGCAAGGCCTGGTCGAGCCTCGGCCGGCCGCTCGCCCCCATCACCCAGGACGCCTGCGCCTTCTACGGCGACCAGGGCCTGTTCGACGACTTTACCGGCGTCGTCTACGACACGAGCGAGGGCGACCGCATCGCGGCGGCCCTCGGGACCCACAAGCTCGTCATCCTGCGCAACCACGGCCTGCTGACGGCGGGACCCAGCGTCGAGGCGGCGGCCTGGTGGTTCATCGCTGCCGACAATGCCGCCCACGCGCAGCTGCTGGCCGAGGCCGCGGGCACGCCGCGCGCGCTCGACCATGAGATCGCGACCGTGACAGCGGCGCAGGTCGGCCAGCTGCGCTCGGCCCATTACGCCTTCGAGGCGCTGTGGCAAGGCCTCGTCGCCGACGAGCCCGACCTCTTGGAGTAG
- a CDS encoding ABC transporter substrate-binding protein has translation MRPLLLGLVLLGLATVARAEVTLELADQKGGEHALLDAAGELKDLPYRIDWHEFPAAAPLAEALNAGAVDSGPIGDAPLVFALAAGARIRAIGVNRSDPTGTAIVALPSSSLATSPLAGAASLKGRRIATGRGSIGHYLVLAALKSAHLSPADVTLLFLSPSDAKTALATGSVDAWSTWEPYTSVEELTDHAKLVVDGRGLSSGLSYQAATVAAIRDKHAALDDLLHRLDRAQRWSLAHEDEYARQLAALTGVPEEAARRSLVRRQQTWIPIDDAVVAAQQQVADTYAEAGIIHARLDVAPTFDRSFTAPVKQTASP, from the coding sequence ATGCGCCCTCTCCTGCTCGGCTTGGTCCTCCTGGGCCTCGCGACCGTCGCCCGCGCGGAGGTGACACTCGAGCTTGCCGACCAGAAGGGCGGCGAGCATGCGCTGCTGGACGCGGCCGGCGAGCTCAAGGACCTGCCCTACCGGATCGACTGGCACGAATTTCCGGCGGCCGCCCCTCTGGCCGAGGCGCTCAACGCCGGCGCCGTCGACAGCGGCCCGATCGGCGACGCGCCGCTCGTCTTCGCGCTCGCCGCCGGCGCCCGGATCCGGGCGATCGGCGTCAACCGCTCGGACCCGACCGGCACGGCGATCGTGGCACTGCCCTCCAGTTCGCTGGCCACCAGTCCGCTCGCCGGCGCCGCGAGCCTCAAGGGCCGGCGCATCGCGACGGGGCGCGGCTCGATCGGCCATTACCTCGTGCTGGCGGCGCTGAAGAGCGCCCACCTCTCGCCCGCCGACGTGACGCTGCTGTTCCTCAGCCCGAGCGACGCCAAGACCGCGCTTGCGACCGGGTCGGTCGACGCCTGGTCGACCTGGGAGCCCTATACCTCGGTCGAGGAGCTGACCGACCATGCGAAGCTCGTCGTCGACGGCCGCGGCCTGTCTTCAGGCCTGAGCTACCAGGCGGCGACGGTCGCCGCGATCCGCGACAAGCACGCAGCGCTCGATGACCTGTTGCACCGATTGGATCGCGCGCAGCGCTGGTCGCTCGCTCACGAGGACGAGTACGCGCGGCAATTGGCAGCGCTCACCGGCGTGCCGGAGGAGGCGGCGCGCCGTTCGCTCGTCCGCCGCCAGCAGACCTGGATCCCGATCGACGATGCCGTCGTCGCGGCGCAGCAGCAGGTCGCCGACACTTATGCCGAGGCCGGCATTATCCATGCCCGCCTGGACGTCGCGCCGACCTTCGACCGCAGCTTCACCGCGCCGGTGAAGCAGACCGCGTCACCTTGA
- a CDS encoding ABC transporter substrate-binding protein, which produces MKHVVSLILLGALVALLAATGLARAEDISLRVGDQKAGLKALLEVSGLAKDLPYKVQWSEFPAAAPILEALNTGALDVGYTGDLAFLTVYSAGAPIRAIGGTRSAARSQAILVPKDSPARTIADLKGKRLAGNKGGWGQFLILAVLEQAGIPADQVKWSYLGPIDARAALLSGAVDGWAIWEPYVSTAIMQDGARVIADGTGLTPTITFLVANQQAIASRRAALADFRRRLYAAWAWGLEHIPEYAAYNAGLTGLSAPIVARAYEDDHRTPLAIDDAVIAEVQQAADRSTRYGILLRRVDVAAAIDRSFDTPALSQ; this is translated from the coding sequence ATGAAACATGTCGTCTCCCTCATCCTGCTCGGCGCACTCGTGGCGCTGCTCGCCGCGACCGGCCTCGCCCGGGCTGAGGACATCTCGCTCCGGGTCGGCGATCAGAAGGCGGGCTTGAAAGCACTGCTCGAAGTATCCGGCCTCGCCAAGGACCTGCCCTACAAGGTGCAATGGTCCGAGTTCCCGGCCGCGGCACCGATCCTGGAGGCGCTCAACACGGGGGCACTGGACGTCGGCTATACGGGCGACCTTGCGTTCCTCACGGTCTATTCGGCAGGCGCCCCCATCCGGGCGATCGGCGGCACGCGCTCGGCCGCCCGGTCCCAGGCGATCCTGGTGCCGAAGGACTCGCCCGCCCGCACGATCGCCGACCTCAAGGGCAAGCGGCTCGCCGGCAACAAGGGCGGCTGGGGCCAGTTCCTGATCCTGGCCGTGCTGGAGCAGGCGGGCATTCCCGCCGACCAGGTGAAATGGAGCTATCTCGGCCCGATCGACGCGCGGGCGGCGCTCCTCTCCGGCGCGGTCGACGGCTGGGCGATCTGGGAACCCTATGTCTCGACCGCCATCATGCAAGACGGCGCCCGCGTCATTGCCGACGGCACGGGGCTCACGCCGACCATCACCTTCCTGGTCGCGAACCAGCAGGCGATCGCGAGCCGCCGCGCGGCGCTCGCCGATTTCCGCCGCCGGCTCTATGCCGCCTGGGCCTGGGGGCTCGAGCATATCCCCGAGTATGCCGCCTATAATGCCGGCCTCACCGGCCTGTCGGCGCCGATCGTGGCACGCGCTTACGAAGATGATCACCGCACCCCGCTCGCGATCGACGATGCCGTGATCGCCGAGGTGCAGCAGGCGGCCGACCGCTCGACCCGCTACGGCATTCTGCTGCGGCGGGTCGATGTCGCCGCCGCGATCGACCGCAGCTTCGACACGCCGGCCCTCTCGCAATAG
- a CDS encoding flavin reductase family protein, with protein MPDSIDRPCLVSPAQYRAAMGLVPAAVTIITARHGALRNGLTATAVTSVSAEPPQLLICVNRQASAEPLIDGAGRFAVNILTPAHEDAARRFAQSKLSAEERFAGGWIDLPSGVPALADALAVFDCRVVQQSRLGTHSLFIGEVLEIATGAGEPLLYHAGRYRTLA; from the coding sequence ATGCCTGATTCAATTGACCGGCCTTGTCTTGTCTCGCCGGCACAGTATCGCGCAGCGATGGGCCTGGTCCCGGCCGCCGTGACGATCATCACCGCCCGCCATGGCGCGCTCCGCAACGGCCTGACCGCGACGGCCGTCACTTCCGTCAGCGCCGAGCCGCCGCAGTTGCTCATCTGCGTCAATCGGCAGGCGAGTGCCGAGCCGCTGATCGACGGCGCCGGGCGCTTCGCCGTCAATATCCTGACGCCGGCGCACGAGGACGCCGCCCGCCGCTTCGCGCAATCGAAGCTCTCCGCCGAGGAGCGTTTCGCCGGCGGCTGGATCGACTTGCCGTCCGGCGTCCCAGCCCTCGCCGACGCGCTCGCCGTGTTCGACTGCCGGGTCGTCCAGCAGAGCCGGCTCGGCACCCACTCGCTGTTCATCGGCGAGGTGCTGGAGATCGCGACCGGCGCGGGCGAGCCGCTGCTCTACCACGCCGGCCGCTATCGCACGCTCGCTTAA
- a CDS encoding DUF2891 domain-containing protein, which translates to MRRTLTQDLAAEFARIALGHVTREYPNKPDHVLAGPADARTPSELHPVFYGSYDWHSCVHSYWMLAHLLRRFPDFAPAAEIRALFDRQFVVEKIAVECAYLAAPTARGFKRPYGWAWLLKLAAELVGHEDPRWAVELAPLARIFAQRFRDFLPLATFPVRVGTHFNTAFGLRMAADYAAATADAELAALLLATGRRWYGEDADCPAWGEPSGDDFQSSALIEAECMRRLLPAEEFLPWFDRFLPRIATGEPRTLFQPATVSDRTDGKTAHLDGLNLSRAWCWRSLAAALPAGDERRPVAEEAAEIHLAAGLPHLAGDYMGEHWLASFAVLALEA; encoded by the coding sequence ATGCGACGGACCCTGACCCAAGACCTGGCGGCGGAATTCGCGCGGATCGCCCTCGGGCACGTGACCCGCGAATATCCGAACAAGCCGGACCACGTGCTGGCCGGGCCGGCCGACGCGCGGACGCCGAGCGAACTGCACCCGGTGTTCTACGGCAGCTACGACTGGCATTCCTGCGTCCACAGTTATTGGATGCTGGCCCACCTCTTGCGCCGCTTTCCCGACTTCGCGCCGGCTGCCGAAATCCGCGCGCTGTTCGACCGGCAGTTCGTGGTGGAGAAGATCGCGGTCGAGTGCGCCTATCTCGCGGCACCGACCGCGCGCGGCTTCAAGCGACCCTATGGCTGGGCCTGGCTCTTGAAGCTCGCGGCGGAACTCGTGGGCCACGAGGACCCGCGCTGGGCCGTGGAATTGGCGCCGCTCGCCCGCATCTTTGCCCAGCGCTTCCGGGATTTCCTGCCGCTCGCGACGTTCCCGGTGCGCGTCGGCACGCATTTCAACACGGCCTTCGGCCTGCGCATGGCGGCTGACTATGCCGCGGCGACGGCCGATGCCGAGCTCGCGGCGCTGCTCCTCGCGACCGGTCGCCGCTGGTATGGCGAGGATGCCGACTGCCCGGCCTGGGGCGAACCCAGCGGCGACGACTTCCAGTCCTCCGCCCTGATCGAGGCCGAATGCATGCGGCGCCTGCTGCCGGCCGAGGAATTCCTGCCTTGGTTCGACCGCTTCCTGCCGCGCATCGCCACGGGCGAGCCCCGCACCCTGTTCCAACCAGCGACCGTCTCCGACCGGACCGATGGCAAGACCGCCCATCTCGATGGCCTGAACCTGAGCCGTGCCTGGTGCTGGCGCTCGCTTGCGGCGGCGCTGCCGGCGGGCGACGAGCGCCGGCCGGTGGCGGAGGAGGCGGCCGAGATCCATCTGGCCGCCGGCCTGCCGCATCTCGCCGGCGACTACATGGGCGAGCACTGGCTCGCGAGCTTTGCGGTGCTGGCGCTTGAGGCTTAA
- a CDS encoding LysR family transcriptional regulator — MKTLDVEAVQAFVLVADLKSFTRAAEAMDTTQSAVSLKIKRLEQGLGRRLIERTPRLVRLSAEGGAFLEPARALVAAHRDAIAAFTLERRRLVVGISHHIVGAELPMLLRRVSGQEPGLVMEMRVSTSRDVLDAFERGALDAAVVLRHDNRRQDGEMVIEEPFGWMAAPDFEHRPGEPLRLATQAEPCSVRTMAISALDDAGIAWTEAFVGGGISTIGAAVSAGLAVAALGRRVAPPGTIDLGPRLGLPPLPARDIVLYSGVFDRQARGALRTLAAAIRSTAAA, encoded by the coding sequence ATGAAAACGCTCGATGTCGAAGCGGTGCAGGCCTTCGTGCTGGTGGCCGATCTCAAGAGCTTCACCCGCGCAGCCGAGGCGATGGACACGACCCAGTCCGCGGTCAGCCTCAAGATCAAGCGCCTGGAGCAGGGGCTCGGACGCCGGCTGATCGAGCGGACGCCGCGGCTCGTCCGGCTCTCGGCCGAGGGCGGCGCCTTTCTCGAGCCGGCGCGGGCGCTCGTCGCGGCCCATCGGGATGCGATCGCGGCCTTCACGCTCGAACGGCGCCGGCTCGTGGTCGGCATCAGCCATCACATCGTCGGGGCCGAGCTGCCGATGCTGCTGCGCCGGGTGAGCGGCCAGGAGCCGGGCCTGGTCATGGAGATGCGCGTCTCGACCTCCCGCGACGTGCTCGACGCGTTCGAGCGCGGCGCGCTCGATGCCGCGGTGGTCCTGCGTCACGACAACCGGCGGCAGGACGGCGAAATGGTCATCGAGGAGCCTTTCGGCTGGATGGCGGCGCCCGATTTCGAGCATCGGCCGGGCGAGCCGCTGCGGCTCGCGACCCAGGCGGAGCCGTGCAGCGTGCGCACCATGGCGATCTCCGCCCTCGACGACGCGGGCATCGCCTGGACCGAGGCGTTCGTCGGCGGCGGCATCTCTACGATCGGGGCTGCGGTTTCGGCCGGGCTCGCGGTCGCCGCCCTCGGCCGCCGGGTGGCGCCGCCCGGCACGATTGATCTCGGGCCGCGGCTGGGTCTGCCGCCGCTGCCCGCGCGCGACATCGTGCTCTATTCGGGCGTTTTCGATCGCCAGGCGCGCGGCGCGCTCCGGACGCTGGCGGCCGCGATCCGCTCGACCGCGGCGGCGTAG
- a CDS encoding pyridoxal phosphate-dependent aminotransferase, translating into MTLVSPTLDAPADGLAARMGRIAASPASILRRRARELRAEGRDVIELSAGDLDFPTPDHVVAAAHRAALAQETGYTDTDGTPALKDAVRAAFARQNGLSYGPDEIIVSTGSTQVLFSAFAATLEPGDEVIVPQPCWAPYLNQVRLAGGVPVPVACPPDNGFKLRPADLNRAITDRTRWVVLNNPVNPTGAVYDAADLSALARVLLDFPGIRVLADGLYEHIVFDGQRAPTMAEVEQQLKPRTLTVSGVAKAYGMEGWRIGYAGGPAPLVRAMAKVQSLTTGCPSSISQAAAVAALTGPQTLLAERAAELQRRRDRFAALLDGCAGLACPLPEGTFYLIVSCAGVIGRRTVAGKPIETGRDFAAHLLETAGVAVLAGEDCGLSNHVRVSFGQPMATLEEAARRIARACAELR; encoded by the coding sequence ATGACACTGGTCTCACCGACCCTCGACGCCCCTGCCGACGGCCTCGCGGCGCGGATGGGTCGCATTGCCGCCTCACCCGCCTCAATCCTGCGCCGCCGGGCGCGCGAGCTTCGGGCGGAAGGCCGCGACGTCATCGAACTGTCCGCAGGCGATCTCGATTTCCCGACGCCCGACCATGTCGTCGCCGCTGCTCATCGCGCGGCCCTCGCGCAGGAGACCGGCTATACCGACACCGACGGCACGCCGGCGCTCAAGGACGCCGTCCGTGCCGCCTTCGCCCGGCAGAACGGCCTCAGCTACGGTCCGGACGAGATCATCGTCTCGACCGGCTCGACCCAGGTGCTGTTCAGCGCGTTTGCCGCGACGCTCGAGCCGGGCGACGAGGTGATCGTGCCGCAGCCGTGCTGGGCACCTTACCTGAACCAGGTGCGGCTTGCGGGTGGCGTGCCCGTGCCGGTCGCCTGCCCGCCGGACAACGGCTTCAAGCTGCGGCCGGCCGACCTCAACCGCGCGATCACCGACCGGACCCGCTGGGTCGTGCTGAACAATCCGGTCAATCCAACGGGTGCAGTCTATGACGCAGCCGACCTGTCGGCGCTGGCCCGCGTGCTCCTGGATTTTCCCGGCATCCGGGTCCTGGCCGACGGGCTCTACGAGCATATCGTGTTCGACGGCCAGCGCGCGCCGACCATGGCCGAGGTCGAGCAGCAGCTCAAGCCTCGCACCCTCACCGTCTCGGGTGTCGCCAAGGCCTATGGGATGGAGGGCTGGCGCATCGGCTATGCCGGCGGCCCGGCGCCGCTCGTGCGCGCCATGGCCAAGGTCCAGTCGCTCACGACCGGCTGCCCCTCGTCGATCAGCCAGGCGGCGGCCGTTGCCGCGCTCACCGGGCCGCAGACGCTGCTGGCCGAACGCGCGGCCGAGCTGCAGCGCCGGCGCGACCGTTTCGCCGCCCTGCTGGACGGCTGCGCCGGGCTCGCCTGCCCGCTGCCGGAAGGCACCTTCTATCTCATCGTCTCATGCGCCGGCGTCATCGGCCGGCGCACCGTCGCGGGCAAGCCGATCGAGACCGGCCGCGACTTCGCCGCCCATCTGCTCGAGACTGCCGGTGTCGCGGTGCTGGCGGGCGAGGATTGCGGGCTTTCAAATCATGTTCGCGTGAGCTTCGGCCAGCCGATGGCGACGCTCGAGGAGGCCGCCCGCCGCATCGCACGCGCTTGCGCCGAGCTGCGCTAG